The sequence below is a genomic window from Verrucomicrobiota bacterium.
ATCGAAATCGCTATCGAACGGAATCGAGATCCGATTCTGATTTGGATTTCGATTTCGACCATGGCGGAGTAATTACTCGGCAGGAATCCCAACTGAAACCCGACACCTGACACTCATAATACCGCTACACCCATCTCCTGAACCGTTCGCATAGGGAGGCCTTATCTTCGACGTTTAATTTTGGACGTCCCTACATTTGGTGTAAGATCCTCTTCCCCAGCGGATGGCCGGGCTTGCAATTTCGACCAAAGGGAAAAGGCTCCTCGGAAAGTGGATAAGGAAATCCTTATAGGGCTCACTTGGGTCGTCTTCTTAGGAACCTTCGCGCAGTGGTGTGGTTGGAGGTTCCAGATTCCATCGATCCTCTTGCTTCTGACTTTTGGGCTTTTGGCTGGCCCGGGAATTGGGTTGATCGACCCTGACGCCCTTTTCGGTGACCTGATTTTTCCGGTCGCTTCGATTGCGGTAGCAGTGATCCTTTTCGAGGGGGGACTGACCCTGAACCTGAAGGAGTTTCGATTGAGTGGCGGCATCATCATTCGACTCATTAGTATCGGAGCATTGGTTTGCTGGGTTCTGTCGGGATTCTTTGCGTGGCTTTTCCTTGGGCTTCCGATTGAGATCGCAGTTCTCTTCGGGGCACTCCTCGTGATTACAGGCCCCACAGTAATTGGTCCTATGCTGCGGCAGATTCGACCCCGTGGTCGGGTGAGCCACATCGTCAAGTGGGAGGGCATTCTGAATGATCCGGTTGGAGCGATTCTCGCGGTTTTGATTCTGGAGACGGTTCTCTCAGGTGGTCTCGGTTCAGCTCCTTCGACGTTTTTAACGGGGATTTTGATTACCCTGACCGTCGGGGTGGTCGGTGCGATTCTCGGAGCCCTGATTCTGATTCTCGCGATGCGGTACCGCTGGTTGCCGGATTTCCTGCACATCCCGGTCACTCTTGCGATAGTGATTTCGCTAAACTCGGTTTCCAATCTCTTTCAGGCTGAGGCGGGTTTGGTTTCCGTCACGCTTCTCGGGATCATTCTTGCCAATCAGCGGACCTTCCCGGTGAAGCATATCATCGAGTTTAAAGAGAATCTTCAGGTGTTGTTGATCTCAGGCCTTTTTATTGTTCTTGGAGCGAGGGTAGAGGCGGATACTCTTTTCCAAGTAGGTTGGCAGAGTTTACTGTTTCTGATCGCTTCGATTCTAATCGTTCGGCCGCTTACCGTTCTGGTTTCAACCGTTGGGACTCCCTTGATTTGGAAGGAAAGGTTCTTCCTGATGTTGATGGCACCCCGTGGAATCGTGGTGACCGCATTGGCCTCAGTCTTTGCCTTTCGGTTGAGCCAGTCGGGCAATCCCGACGCCGACAGGATGTTTGCGGAGATTCTTTTCGTGATTCTGGGAACGGTCGTATTTTACGGGATCTCTGCCTCGATTTATGCAAGGAAGGTGCAGATCGGATCGGCAAATCCTCAGGGGATCATTTTTGTGGGGGCTCATCCATGGGCGCGAATGATTGCCGTCGCTCTGAAAAGAAATGGAATTCCAGTAGCAATGATCGACTCAAATGGGAGTCAGACTGATGCTGCTCGCGAGGTGGGTTTGGTAGCGCATCAGGGGAACATCCATTCTTCTGAGTTTCTCGAGGAGATTGATTTTTCCGAGATAGGCCGCGCACTTGCGGTAACGGCGAATACGGAGATCAACGCGTTTGCCGAGCTAGCACTTGGAAAACACTTAGGCAAAACTCACGTCTATCATTTAGCGACTGGCGAAAAGGGGACGAAGGCGCGGGGTGCCTCAGCCGAACGTCAGCAGAATGTTCTTTTTGACTCGGAGGCTACGTTTGATCGAATCGAGAAGGAATTTTACTCCGGGGCTATAATTCGGGAGGTG
It includes:
- a CDS encoding cation:proton antiporter, coding for MDKEILIGLTWVVFLGTFAQWCGWRFQIPSILLLLTFGLLAGPGIGLIDPDALFGDLIFPVASIAVAVILFEGGLTLNLKEFRLSGGIIIRLISIGALVCWVLSGFFAWLFLGLPIEIAVLFGALLVITGPTVIGPMLRQIRPRGRVSHIVKWEGILNDPVGAILAVLILETVLSGGLGSAPSTFLTGILITLTVGVVGAILGALILILAMRYRWLPDFLHIPVTLAIVISLNSVSNLFQAEAGLVSVTLLGIILANQRTFPVKHIIEFKENLQVLLISGLFIVLGARVEADTLFQVGWQSLLFLIASILIVRPLTVLVSTVGTPLIWKERFFLMLMAPRGIVVTALASVFAFRLSQSGNPDADRMFAEILFVILGTVVFYGISASIYARKVQIGSANPQGIIFVGAHPWARMIAVALKRNGIPVAMIDSNGSQTDAAREVGLVAHQGNIHSSEFLEEIDFSEIGRALAVTANTEINAFAELALGKHLGKTHVYHLATGEKGTKARGASAERQQNVLFDSEATFDRIEKEFYSGAIIREVVLTEDWDPEMKAQIDGFFLPLFAVSETGQLRVFSSRSTLVPKVGSKIFGLSRPNGHKPKETE